In the genome of Candidatus Desulfatibia profunda, the window ATCCCTCAATCTTTCTAACCCAGGCTAAGCCTTTGTCAGGCCGCCTGCTTCAAGGTTGACGGTCCCAAAGATTTGATCTGCTCGGTAAATTCTCTGGCAACCTCAGCAAAACGCACGCCTTCTGCCGAAGAGATCCATTCCAGGCGCAGTCTGGCAGGCTCAATGCCGAGGATTTTGACCAACTCCTGGGTTATTTGGAATATCTTTTCGGCCTTAACATTACCATCCAGGTAATGGCAGTCGCCCATATGTCACCCGGACACCAGAACCCCGTCGACACCCATTTGAAACGCCTTGAGGATGAAATTGGGATTCACCCGGCCGGAACACATCAAGCGGATGATGCGCATATTGGGCGGATATTGAAGACGGCTGACACCTGCCAGGTCGGCGGCCGAATAGGCGCACCAGTTGCAGGCAAATGTAATGATCTTTGGATTGAATTCTTCAGCCATATATAGAGCTCCCTCAAATTGTAAGCAGTTGGCACTATTCTCTTATAAAGAAATTTGGCCTTTTATTACAGTTGGTGTTGTTTCGAATTTCGGTTTTTGAATTTCGAATTTCAAAGCAGCAGAACTCGATTTTACTACAAAAATCTGACAATTAATCTAATTGTTTTAGATGTTCAGCCGCCAAATGCCGCTTCCACCATCGCCAGCACTTTCTGGTCATCGAAGTGGAAAATAGAGGCGGCGCCGGTCGGACAGGCCACGGCACATGAGCCGCAGCCCGTGCAAATTGCCTGATTTACCTCGCAAACAACACGGTCTTCATGAAAATCGATGGCCTGATAGGGACAGACCTTCAGGCACTGCTGACAACCCCTGCAAAACTGGGCATTAATATTGGAGACGATGGCGTTGCCGAGAACCTTCTCATGGGATAAAAATGTAACCGCTCGTGAAGCCGCCCCGAGTCCTTGCGCAACGGCTTCGTCAACAGGCTTGGGCGAATGGGCCAGACCACAGACAAACACCCCTTTGGTGGCAAAATCTATGGGCTGGAGTTTGACATGGGCTTCGACAAAAAAGCCGTCGGCATTCACCGGCACCTTGAACAACCGGGCTACGGGATTTTCCCGCGGTGCTACCATCGCAGTGGCCAGAACCAGCAGGTCCGGTCTGATCTCGATTTCACGTTGCAGCACATAACTGGTGCACCGGACATTCAGACCGTTTTGATCTTTGGAAACGGTTAAGCCTTGGTCAACGTCATACCGAATAAAGACGACGCCCTTGGCCCGGGCCTCACGGTACAGTTCCTCACGCAATCCGTAGGTGCGTATGTCCCTGTATATAATGAAGACATCCATTTCGGGCTTTAACTCTTTTAATTTGAGAGCATTCTTGACCGAGTGCGTACAGCACACTTTGGAACAGTAAGGTCTTTCTTTGATCCGTGAGCCGACGCACTGGATAAAGACCGCCGATTTGATTTCATTTAAGGGCAGATTATCATCGATAAATTTCCGATCCAGCTCCAGCCCCGTTAGAACCCCTGGATCTTCACCGTAAAGATACGCGTCCGGTTTGAACTCTTCAGCACCTGTAGCAAGGAGCGCCACACCGTGTTCGATCACCCGCTCCTTACCGGCAGTTTCAACGGTGGTTTGAAAATTACCGACAAACCCATCCACTTTCTTTACTTCGGTGCCGGTCATGATTTTGATGTTCTGGTCGGATTTTACTTCACTGATGAGCCTGGCCAGGTTCTTTTGAACATCTTCGCCCCGCCAGGTTTCATGGAGGTTCAGCGCCTGCCCGCCCAGGACATCGCTCTTTTCAACGAGATAGGTGAGATAGCCCTGCTGGGCCAGGTTCCTGGCCGCGGTAATGCCGGAAAGACCGCCGCCGACGATTAGGGCAGACCGGTTCATTGTTATTTCAGGATCGGAAAGCGGCTCAAGCAGGTTCACTTTGGATACGGCCATGCGTACAAGGTCTTTGGCCTTTTCGGTGGCTTCTGGCTTTTGACTGCTGTGCACCCAGGAGCATTGGTTGCGAATGTTGGCCATTTCAAAAAGATATTTATTGATACCCGCATTGCGTACCGTTTCTTGAAAGAGCGGCTCATGGGTGCGCGGCGAGCAGGCCGCCACCACAAGCCGGTTCAATTTCTGCGCTTTAATTATCTGGGTTATCTGTTCATGGGTGTCCTGGGAGCAGCTGAACAGATTGTCAGCGGCATAAACCACATTCGGCAGGGTTTTGGCATATTCGACCACATCCGGAACCTCTAAAAAACCGCCGATATTGGTCCCGCAATGACAGACAAATACACCGATCCGCGGGAGCTCTCCCCGCACATCAATCTCTTCGGGGGTTTCTTTGGTATGTATCAAGGACCCGCGGGATTCGGCCAGCGTGCTTTCCGCCGCCGCCGCCGAAGCACTCGACTCGATAACCGACTGGGGAATGTCCTTGGGGCTTTCAAAGGTGCCGCACACAAAAACGCCGGGTTTGGACGTGCGTACAGGTTCAAAGCTGCCGGTCAAGGCATGCTGATATTGATCAAGCTCAACACCCAGTTTTTGGGCCAAATCCAGGGCATCCTCCGACACCCCAAAACCGACCGACAGAACCACGATATCGAATGTTTCTTCAATCCGCCGGCCGGCTTCGTTGGTATAGCGGATGAGCAGATTGCCCGTATCGCCGTCCGCGAGAACCGTGCTGATTTTTGATTTAACAAAACGTACGCCCGCTTCTTGCGCCCGGTTGTAGTAGCGCTCAAAATCTTTTCCATGGGTGCGGATATCAATATAAAATATGGCGGTATCCAGCTGCCCCTTCTGGTGCTCTTTGGCGATGATGGCCTCTTTGATGGCATAGGTACAGCAAACCGCCGAACAGTAAGGCTGTGATCCCGGGTGCATGTCTCTGGAACCCACACACTGAATCCAGGCAATCTTCCGGGGTTCAACGTGATCCGACGGTCTAATCAGGTGACCGCTGAAAGGTCCGGTTGCAGCCAGTATGCGCTCAAATTCCAGGCTGGTTACAATATTAGGAGATTTTTTATAGCCATAGGTATCGTAAGCGGCGGGATCGTACACCTTGCAGCCGGGGGCGATCAGCACCGCACCGACAGTGATGGTGCGTTCTTTTGGCTGGTCCTCAAAATTGATGGCATCGGCCGGACAGAACTTCTGACAGGCCTTGCACTTGCCCTTTTTAATAAAATAGATACAATTTTTTTCATCGATGGCGTACTTTAAGGGGACCGCCTGGGCGTATTTGACATAGGCCGCCTTGCGTTTGCCCAGACCGGCGTCGTATTCATTGGTTACCTTTTTCGGACACTTCTCGGCACACACGCCGCAGGCGATACACTTTTCCATGTCGACATAGCGGGGATGCTGCAGGATCTGGATTTCAAAATTGCCTTCCTCGCCGGAGATGTTCACCACCTCTGACAAGGTTAAAAGCTCTATGTTAAGATGCCGGCCGACCTCGACCAGTTTGGGCGAGATAATTCACATGGAGCAGTCATTGGTGGGAAAGGTCTTGTCCAGCTGGGCCATGACGCCGCCTATGGAAGGGGACCTTTCCACAAGGTAGACATAAAAGCCGGAGTCGGCAAGATCCAGGGCCGCCTGCATTCCGGCTATCCCGCCACCGACCACCATTACCGAACCTGTTTTTGTTTGAGTCATTTACTCTTTTCCTTAAGTTTCCACCGCTTCCGGTACCCTAACGAAATCTTCTATACCCTGAAGTGATAACCGATTCATTTCCAGCCCCAGCAGATCCCGGTCAATCCCCAAACTCAGTCCCAGAAGCTGGGGATAGAGTACGGAGGGCAGCTGAAGGTCCGTACTCCGGCCGGAGCGCATCATCTGTTGAACCGTATCGAACTGCATCTGACAGAATGGGCAGGCCGTGCACAGATAGTCTGCACCGGCTTTATCCCCGTCCGCCAGTTTCTTTTCGGTCAAGCGCATGGACAGATCGTCATTTATGCCCCACACCGGGGCGCCGCAACATTCCAGCTTCATCGGCCAGTCGATGCTTCTGGCACCGGTAACTTCCACGAGTTGATCAAAAATGGAAGGCACCACCGGATCATCGAATTGAACGATCTTGCTCGGCCTGAGCACGTGACAACCGTAATGCGTGGCGATCTTTAAGTCTGAAAAGGGTTTTTCTATCTTCTCTTTGAGCGTTTTAATACCGATGTCATGAAAGAGAACAGAGAGAAAATGTTTCACCTCGATATCTCCATCATATTTCAGGCCTTCCTTTTCAAGAATCCTGTTGATTTCTGCACGCAAAGCGGCATTCTCCTTGATAAGATGGTCCGCCTTCTTGAGGCTGCCGAAGCAGCATTTACACAGGCTGATCACGCTTAAATTCTCTCTGGCCGCCAGAGCAAGGTTTCTGGCCGAAGCCAAAACAAATGCCGTATGATCCATATTTCTTACAGGGTAACCGCAACAATTGAACTCCCTGATATCTGTCACCCCTACATCAAATTTACGTAAAACCGCTCTTGCCGATGATTCGTACTGCTTGAGACGGGCCGGGATGTTACATCCTATATACAGCGCAAACTTCATGATTTCTTCCAGTCTTATGTCTATCCAGGATTCTTCACGTACCTGATTTATTGTATGGCTTTATTTCGGCTTTTCCTGATTCGACCTTTCTTTTACCTGTTCGACCGCCGCATTTTTAAGTTCATACAGTATGTCCGTGACACTTACGCCTTGGGGACAACGCTCCTGGCACTGGTAACAGGTCAGACAGTACCACAGCATATTTGAACCCAGGGCCAAATCCTTTAAGCCCAGTCCGCAGGAGTGCATGATCTGATGCGGCAAAAGCCCCAGTGCTGCCCGGGGATTGTCGTAGCTGGCGACGACCGGGCATACCGTGCTGCAGGTTTCACAACCAAAGCAAGCCAGGAAGGTGTCTGCCTGATCCGACCGGCTCAAACCGGCTTTGAACCCCGGATCAATACCGGACAGTGATAAGATCTTGTCCTGTATTTTCATGAGCTCACATGTATCGGCAATCGCTTCCCGGGCCTGATCCAGCGGTTTTTGGTAAGTGTCCTTATCGGCATCTTCTTTCATCAGGCCGCGATAAAAGGACAGGGGAGACAACGCAAAAAATTCCGGATAACCCTTTTGCAGGAGCGACTCTCTAACATTAAACCACAAGTCCTGCAAGTTAATGCCGGCCGGGCAGGCTACCGTACAGCGACTACAGTTAGTACAAAGATAGACGCCTTCCTGAATGTGCCTGAGTTCGTCCGCACTCAGCGGTTTGCCTGCCGCCAGATATTTTATCGACAAAATCTTTTCAGAAGGAAGAATGTTGGTATTGGGAAAATGCTCAAAAAATACCGCCGCCGAGCAGTTCAGGGTGCAGGTGCAGCAGTGGGTGCAGGCGTCCAGCTCCATAATCTGCCGGGTGGCAATGTTGGCGGGGTCTGATTTCCCTTTCTGCATAACTGCATTGGCAAGCAGGCTCAATGGGCTGGCAAAGATATGAAACATCTTACTCAAAGGCAGATAGGCCAGGCCGATAAAACACGCCAGGAAATGAATATACCAAAGTATGGTGGCACTTTGCGCCCGATCCAGCGCCAAAGCGATCGGTTTTGAAATTTTAGCAACCGCATAACCTGCAAAGGCCCACTGAGGTCGTGAATGGCAGTCCATACAACTCTCCTCGTGGATCTCCTGGCCCTGAGACAAAACGTCCTCATCAAAGGGGGCCTTTACATTCGGGGAGACCACTCCAAAATACTCGGCCCAGTAGCTTTCCAGGGCCTCAATGGCCGCTTCATCATCCAGACCGGCATAATCTTCCATCATGATCTGAAATTCGGTGTAAGAAGTGATTTTCGCGCCTTCCAGCAGAACTCCTGAAATCATGATCACTGCCAGAATAATGATCGCATAGTAATCCATGGCATTGGTTTCCAGACGGGGCACCTTTAAAATAAAGCGCCTGTAAACGGCAATGGCGACTCCCAGGATGACCATAGCGCCGAACAGATCCCTTAAAAACATAAACGGGTTGATTGTTGAATAATAATCCGTAAAAAGTGCGGAACTAACGAAATTATCGAGGGCATGCATCAGAAGAAGCAGTATAAAACCGATATATATACAGATGTGCATAAGCCATCTGAGAAAATCCTGCCGCAATATCTTAATCTGCAAAATGACATCGAGTACAAAAACCTTTATCAGCGTTGCTATTTTTGCGCTGAACACGCTCGCAGCAATCCCTTTAATGGCTGCGGAAATCCGTACCGAGGTGGGAATTTTTTCGGCTTCTATGCCAATGCTGTAGCGAAACCAGGTTGATGTTTTATAGACCAGACCCAATCCGAAAACTGCCAAGGCAACATACAACGAAACAGTGAAAAACATAGGCTCGCTTCCCCAAATTAGTTACTCAAGTTTCATGTCCATTACCATAGTACTGCTTTCTTTCGGAAGGCGGGCTAACCCCAATATTTCCTAAAAAATATCAAGAATTGAAAAAGATAACATCGCAAACCGTAAAATTTGACATATAGGTAATGCTTTGTTTATATTCAAGAAATATTGCCGATTGCTAACTCTTACGAAAAAAACACTCTTTATCGGCAACCGCAGGAGCATCAACAACCCCACGGGCTTCATAGCATCAAATATTGCAAATGACAAGTACGCATGAAAAAAAATCCATGCGGAAAGGTTGATCATAATGGTCATCAGTGGTAAACGGCATTCTGCTGGTTGCGGATTGCAAGTTGCAGGTTTTTAAATCCGAAATCCAAAATCTCAATTCCGAAATCCTTTGCTGCGGGTTACTCGTTATTGGGTACCAGGTTAGGTTTCATCTAGCGCGCATTCTGGGTCAGGCATCCTGGAACATACATCATGTATCCTGAAACGTGAGGCTTGTTTATGAAGCTGTTTGACAGCCACTGCCATCTTGACGACCAAACCTTTGACGCCGATATCGATGCGGTTATTCAACGCATGCAGGCAGCGGGCGTTGCCGCAGCGATGATCGTCGGAACCACCCAAGAGCGTTCCATCAGAGCCGTTTCCATAGCCGAATCCTATCCGGGTTGCTATGCGTCGGTCGGCATTCATCCTCACGATGCCAAGGAGGGCAGTGAAGAAACCCTTAAATTTCTTGTCAACCTTGCCAAGAACCCCAAGGTAAGAGCTTGGGGAGAGATCGGTCTTGATTTCAACCGCATGTTCTCCCCCAGAAAAGATCAGGAAATGTGGCTGGTGCGGCAGCTTGAGATCGCCGCAGAATTGGATCTTGCGGTAATATTCCATGAACGGGACAGCAGCGGTCGCCTGATCGAAATCCTGAAAACCTGCCATAAAACGTTTCACGCAGGGGTCATACACTGCTTCAGTGGCGAAAAAAGTGAGTTGAAACAGTATCTTGATCTTGGTCTTTATATCGGCATCACCGGTATTGTAACCATCAAAAACCGCGGCGCCGAATTGCGCAAGCTTGCCCCTCTTATCCCGGCAGACCGCATCCTGGTGGAAACCGACGCCCCCTACCTGACGCCTGTTCCTGAAAAAAATCACACCCGGCGCAATGAACCGGCCTTTGTACGCTCGGTCCTTTTAAAACTGGCGGAGGTGCGCCGGGAAGATCCCGAGCATTTCTCGGCACAGGTATGGAAAAATACCTGCCGCTTGTTCAATATCCAAATTAACCAGCGCGTCCAGACTCTGCTTTAACATGGCTTCGGCTTTTTGTGCCATTTGAGAATAATCGAAAAAAAATGACGGTAAAAAAGAAAATTGTCTTGGGCTATTTTGCAATCATGGCCCGCATCACGTCTCCGGCATTTTCGGCGTGATCGGCTACGGATCCGATGATTTCAGCCAGCCTGACCATGTGAAATACGGTCACCGGGTCGGTTTTCAGATTAAAAGCTTTGCGCTTGACCATATCTTCTATTTTGTCGGCTTCGTGTTCCTGCCGGCGCAGCTTGCGGATAATCTCCTTGACGACAACGCGCTGTGACTCGGAATAACTTTTAAAGTACTCTCTGGCTGCTTTGACCATTTCACTCAGTTCATCGATTGGATCGATGACGACATCGACCAGTTGCAGGAAATCCTTTTCCAGTTCTTGCGGGATGCCGGGATCGGTGCGATAGGATATCCAGTCGAGAACATCTTCGACTGCATCCAGCACGGAATCCTGCTCTCTTAAATAGAGGAACAGTTGAAATTTAGCGACAGGCATCACCGTCCCCATGGGAATATGGCCGCGGATGCGCCGCTTGATCGCATCGGCCTGGCTTTCCATCGCGATAATTTCCGCGCGGAAGTCTTCGAATCGTATGCAGCGGTCGGCAATGTGACACTCCACGGCCTGCTGAAATGTCCAGGCGCATTCTTTAACTTTTTCAGCATGCTCCTGCAGGCCTTCAAATGGCGAGGTCATGAACATGGAAATAAACGGGATGCGCATTAATGCCTCCTTTATAAAATGAATAGTTGAAGTATTTTGAAAATAAGCATGCTGGTCAGGGCCGCAACCGGTACGGTTAGAAGCCAGTATAACATAATTCTAAATACAATGCTAAAATTTACGGCTTCAATTCCACGGGCAAGGCCCACTCCCAGGACACCGCCGACGGCCGCATGGGTGGTCGAGACCGGCAGGCCCATTTTTGAGGCGACCAGGACTGTTGTAGCCGCGGCAAATTCCACCGAAAAACCGCGAGTATTGCTCAATAAGGTAATTTTTCTACCCATGGTGTCCATGACCCGATGACCTGCCATGGCAATGCCGCAGGCGATGCCGATGCCCCCAAAAACCAGGAGAAAACCGGGCACCGGCACCTTGGCGCCGACGGTACCGGTTTTAACCAGAAAATAAATTACCGCCAGGGGACCGATGGCATTGGCCACATCATTGGCGCCCTGTGCCAGGGCTACATAGCAGGCGGTTCCAACCTGGATATACTTAAAGATTGCCTCTGCGCCATCTTTCTTATTTTTAACAACATTTTTCAAAACATACATACCGGCAAATCCGGAAAAAACGGCCATAAGCGCAGCCGCGACCAGTGCTGCCCAGGATTCGAGGGCCAGGCTTGTGCCCAAAGGTGTTTTGAACAGAAAAGACAATACAACCACAAAGACAGTTAAGCCGATAAAAAAAGGCGACAACTTCAGCGCCCAGGAAAATGGATCCTTTCGTGAAAGTACAACCAGAACGATAAACTTAAACATAACATAGGCAATGATAATACTAAAAAGAGGCGAAATGATCCAGCTCAGCACCACGGCGCCGAATTTCCCCCAGTTGATGACCGAAAATCCGCCGGCCATAATGCCAAAGCCGATCATGGCCCCGACAATCGAATGGGTGGTCGAGACCGGCAGGGCCATTAAGGTGGAAAAGCTCACCCACAGGGCCGCCGCCAGCAGGGCTGAAAGTGCGCCGATAAGGGCCATATGCGGGTCGGACAGAATCTCGGTGGAAACAATCCCTTTACGGATCGTATCGGTAACATGGGAGCCGATAAACATAGCGCCAAGAAGATTCAAAACTCCGGCAAGAAATATGGCCTGGCGGATGGTAATCGCCTTGGCGCCGACAGATGTTGCCATGGCATTGGCCACATCATTGGCGCCGATGTTCCAGGCCATGTAGAAGCCGAAAACGTAGCCAATAATCAGTATATAGTATTCAGGGGCCAAAATTTTTGCTGGATTATTTTTGAACCGTCGGCAAAACCGAAGGCAGCTAATTTTGATTTAGGGATTTTTTTAAATGCTGACTGCGATTAGCATATGCGCCCGGGGAATACAAATACAATGTTTGCAGCCGGCCGCGAAAAAAAGATGTGGATAGGAAACAACCGTATTGAAAGAAAATATATAATAATCAAAATGTTGCAAGATATTTGTTATACGTTACACGTTATTTAAGACGTCATTAAATGCTCGCTGAGTTGATTGGTAACGCGGCGTCGAAGTTGACAATCAGCCTGGTCTTCTATATTTGATAAATTAGTAAAGTCAAAGGCCAAGTTCATCACGTTCGCAAAAAGGGGGGGGAAAATGAAAACAATCCTGCATCTGGATGACAGCATTATCGCCTTAAAGCTTGTT includes:
- a CDS encoding hydrogenase iron-sulfur subunit — encoded protein: MAEEFNPKIITFACNWCAYSAADLAGVSRLQYPPNMRIIRLMCSGRVNPNFILKAFQMGVDGVLVSGUHMGDCHYLDGNVKAEKIFQITQELVKILGIEPARLRLEWISSAEGVRFAEVAREFTEQIKSLGPSTLKQAA
- a CDS encoding CoB--CoM heterodisulfide reductase iron-sulfur subunit A family protein, whose amino-acid sequence is MTQTKTGSVMVVGGGIAGMQAALDLADSGFYVYLVERSPSIGGVMAQLDKTFPTNDCSMUIISPKLVEVGRHLNIELLTLSEVVNISGEEGNFEIQILQHPRYVDMEKCIACGVCAEKCPKKVTNEYDAGLGKRKAAYVKYAQAVPLKYAIDEKNCIYFIKKGKCKACQKFCPADAINFEDQPKERTITVGAVLIAPGCKVYDPAAYDTYGYKKSPNIVTSLEFERILAATGPFSGHLIRPSDHVEPRKIAWIQCVGSRDMHPGSQPYCSAVCCTYAIKEAIIAKEHQKGQLDTAIFYIDIRTHGKDFERYYNRAQEAGVRFVKSKISTVLADGDTGNLLIRYTNEAGRRIEETFDIVVLSVGFGVSEDALDLAQKLGVELDQYQHALTGSFEPVRTSKPGVFVCGTFESPKDIPQSVIESSASAAAAESTLAESRGSLIHTKETPEEIDVRGELPRIGVFVCHCGTNIGGFLEVPDVVEYAKTLPNVVYAADNLFSCSQDTHEQITQIIKAQKLNRLVVAACSPRTHEPLFQETVRNAGINKYLFEMANIRNQCSWVHSSQKPEATEKAKDLVRMAVSKVNLLEPLSDPEITMNRSALIVGGGLSGITAARNLAQQGYLTYLVEKSDVLGGQALNLHETWRGEDVQKNLARLISEVKSDQNIKIMTGTEVKKVDGFVGNFQTTVETAGKERVIEHGVALLATGAEEFKPDAYLYGEDPGVLTGLELDRKFIDDNLPLNEIKSAVFIQCVGSRIKERPYCSKVCCTHSVKNALKLKELKPEMDVFIIYRDIRTYGLREELYREARAKGVVFIRYDVDQGLTVSKDQNGLNVRCTSYVLQREIEIRPDLLVLATAMVAPRENPVARLFKVPVNADGFFVEAHVKLQPIDFATKGVFVCGLAHSPKPVDEAVAQGLGAASRAVTFLSHEKVLGNAIVSNINAQFCRGCQQCLKVCPYQAIDFHEDRVVCEVNQAICTGCGSCAVACPTGAASIFHFDDQKVLAMVEAAFGG
- a CDS encoding CoB--CoM heterodisulfide reductase iron-sulfur subunit B family protein, encoding MKFALYIGCNIPARLKQYESSARAVLRKFDVGVTDIREFNCCGYPVRNMDHTAFVLASARNLALAARENLSVISLCKCCFGSLKKADHLIKENAALRAEINRILEKEGLKYDGDIEVKHFLSVLFHDIGIKTLKEKIEKPFSDLKIATHYGCHVLRPSKIVQFDDPVVPSIFDQLVEVTGARSIDWPMKLECCGAPVWGINDDLSMRLTEKKLADGDKAGADYLCTACPFCQMQFDTVQQMMRSGRSTDLQLPSVLYPQLLGLSLGIDRDLLGLEMNRLSLQGIEDFVRVPEAVET
- a CDS encoding 4Fe-4S dicluster domain-containing protein; translated protein: MFFTVSLYVALAVFGLGLVYKTSTWFRYSIGIEAEKIPTSVRISAAIKGIAASVFSAKIATLIKVFVLDVILQIKILRQDFLRWLMHICIYIGFILLLLMHALDNFVSSALFTDYYSTINPFMFLRDLFGAMVILGVAIAVYRRFILKVPRLETNAMDYYAIIILAVIMISGVLLEGAKITSYTEFQIMMEDYAGLDDEAAIEALESYWAEYFGVVSPNVKAPFDEDVLSQGQEIHEESCMDCHSRPQWAFAGYAVAKISKPIALALDRAQSATILWYIHFLACFIGLAYLPLSKMFHIFASPLSLLANAVMQKGKSDPANIATRQIMELDACTHCCTCTLNCSAAVFFEHFPNTNILPSEKILSIKYLAAGKPLSADELRHIQEGVYLCTNCSRCTVACPAGINLQDLWFNVRESLLQKGYPEFFALSPLSFYRGLMKEDADKDTYQKPLDQAREAIADTCELMKIQDKILSLSGIDPGFKAGLSRSDQADTFLACFGCETCSTVCPVVASYDNPRAALGLLPHQIMHSCGLGLKDLALGSNMLWYCLTCYQCQERCPQGVSVTDILYELKNAAVEQVKERSNQEKPK
- a CDS encoding TatD family hydrolase, whose product is MKLFDSHCHLDDQTFDADIDAVIQRMQAAGVAAAMIVGTTQERSIRAVSIAESYPGCYASVGIHPHDAKEGSEETLKFLVNLAKNPKVRAWGEIGLDFNRMFSPRKDQEMWLVRQLEIAAELDLAVIFHERDSSGRLIEILKTCHKTFHAGVIHCFSGEKSELKQYLDLGLYIGITGIVTIKNRGAELRKLAPLIPADRILVETDAPYLTPVPEKNHTRRNEPAFVRSVLLKLAEVRREDPEHFSAQVWKNTCRLFNIQINQRVQTLL
- a CDS encoding TIGR00153 family protein, with the protein product MRIPFISMFMTSPFEGLQEHAEKVKECAWTFQQAVECHIADRCIRFEDFRAEIIAMESQADAIKRRIRGHIPMGTVMPVAKFQLFLYLREQDSVLDAVEDVLDWISYRTDPGIPQELEKDFLQLVDVVIDPIDELSEMVKAAREYFKSYSESQRVVVKEIIRKLRRQEHEADKIEDMVKRKAFNLKTDPVTVFHMVRLAEIIGSVADHAENAGDVMRAMIAK
- a CDS encoding inorganic phosphate transporter encodes the protein MAWNIGANDVANAMATSVGAKAITIRQAIFLAGVLNLLGAMFIGSHVTDTIRKGIVSTEILSDPHMALIGALSALLAAALWVSFSTLMALPVSTTHSIVGAMIGFGIMAGGFSVINWGKFGAVVLSWIISPLFSIIIAYVMFKFIVLVVLSRKDPFSWALKLSPFFIGLTVFVVVLSFLFKTPLGTSLALESWAALVAAALMAVFSGFAGMYVLKNVVKNKKDGAEAIFKYIQVGTACYVALAQGANDVANAIGPLAVIYFLVKTGTVGAKVPVPGFLLVFGGIGIACGIAMAGHRVMDTMGRKITLLSNTRGFSVEFAAATTVLVASKMGLPVSTTHAAVGGVLGVGLARGIEAVNFSIVFRIMLYWLLTVPVAALTSMLIFKILQLFIL